One window of Syntrophorhabdaceae bacterium genomic DNA carries:
- a CDS encoding alanine--glyoxylate aminotransferase family protein: MQKRYLLAPGPTAIPPEVLLKMAEPIIHHRNPLFEEIVQEVRDNLKYLFGTKNEVLIFASSGTGAMEGAVTNMLSPGDKAICIRSGKFGERWTNICKAYGVEAINIDLPWGDILDPAVVEKTLKANPEAKAVYMQATETSTGAKFPVKEVAAIVKNYPNTLMVVDGITGVGVFELPQDAWNIDILVAGSQKALMLPPGLAFAGVSDKAWEFNKNSKIPKFYFNWTKELTNLQKNQTNFTPAISLIIGLMQALRMIKAEGLENVYKRIDTLSKATREAAVALGLSVFARSPSPAVTAIVAPEGIDGQAIYKSMWKKYGVTGAGGQDQLKGKVFRIATLGYADKYDVITAVSALEFTLRDLGYKFQMGAGVAKAVECLKDS, encoded by the coding sequence ATGCAGAAGAGATACTTGCTTGCGCCAGGACCGACCGCAATACCACCGGAAGTACTTTTAAAGATGGCGGAACCTATCATCCATCACAGGAACCCCCTCTTCGAGGAGATCGTTCAGGAGGTGAGGGACAACCTGAAATATCTTTTCGGCACGAAGAACGAGGTCCTTATATTTGCATCCTCAGGTACCGGCGCAATGGAAGGCGCAGTTACAAATATGCTCTCACCGGGCGACAAGGCGATATGCATCCGGAGCGGTAAGTTTGGCGAAAGATGGACAAATATCTGTAAGGCCTACGGCGTTGAGGCGATCAATATCGACCTGCCCTGGGGAGACATCCTGGACCCGGCTGTCGTAGAAAAGACCCTGAAGGCGAATCCCGAGGCGAAGGCAGTCTATATGCAGGCCACGGAGACATCGACGGGCGCCAAATTTCCCGTGAAAGAGGTCGCAGCGATTGTAAAGAATTATCCCAATACCCTCATGGTCGTCGATGGCATCACCGGGGTAGGCGTCTTTGAATTACCCCAGGATGCCTGGAACATAGATATCCTCGTCGCAGGGTCGCAGAAGGCCCTCATGCTGCCGCCGGGGCTTGCCTTTGCCGGTGTCAGCGACAAGGCGTGGGAGTTTAACAAGAACTCGAAGATCCCGAAGTTCTATTTCAACTGGACAAAGGAGCTTACCAATCTTCAGAAAAATCAGACCAATTTTACCCCGGCAATATCCCTCATCATCGGCCTCATGCAGGCGCTCCGGATGATCAAGGCAGAAGGTCTGGAGAACGTCTACAAGAGGATCGATACACTCTCGAAGGCGACACGCGAGGCGGCTGTCGCACTGGGCCTCAGCGTCTTTGCCAGGTCCCCGAGTCCGGCCGTTACTGCCATCGTTGCCCCGGAAGGGATTGACGGCCAGGCGATCTACAAGTCCATGTGGAAGAAATATGGTGTAACCGGCGCCGGCGGGCAGGATCAATTAAAAGGCAAGGTCTTCAGGATCGCGACCCTTGGTTACGCTGATAAATATGATGTGATAACCGCAGTCTCTGCCCTTGAATTCACCTTGCGTGACCTGGGATACAAGTTCCAGATGGGGGCAGGTGTAGCAAAAGCAGTAGAATGCTTGAAGGATTCATAA
- a CDS encoding secondary thiamine-phosphate synthase enzyme YjbQ: MAEIRVKTSKRIEALNITGLVEKAIQGRQGNLLHVYTQHTTCGLTINEDADPDVMRDVLDAFERMVPANYPYRHVEGNSDAHIKATLTGSSVTVPYLQGKPAFGTWQGIFLMEFDGPRERKVIVTLI; encoded by the coding sequence ATGGCCGAAATACGCGTTAAGACATCAAAACGGATCGAGGCGCTCAATATCACCGGGCTCGTGGAAAAGGCAATACAAGGGAGGCAGGGAAACCTTCTTCACGTATATACACAGCACACGACCTGCGGTCTTACGATCAATGAAGACGCCGACCCGGACGTGATGAGAGACGTCCTTGACGCTTTTGAGCGGATGGTCCCGGCAAACTATCCTTACAGGCACGTGGAAGGCAATTCAGACGCCCATATAAAGGCAACCCTTACCGGATCGTCGGTGACTGTTCCGTATCTTCAGGGCAAGCCTGCGTTTGGGACGTGGCAGGGTATCTTTCTTATGGAATTCGATGGACCTCGCGAGAGGAAGGTAATAGTGACATTGATCTAA
- the nifU gene encoding Fe-S cluster assembly scaffold protein NifU, which translates to MAQVPYTETVMDHFMHPRNVGEIEDADAVAEVGSAACGDTTKLFLKIKDDRIVDAKFQTFGCSAAIASSSMTTEMIKGKTLDEALKITNKEVMDALGGLPEIKHHCSVMAEDSVKAAIEDYRRKKGQG; encoded by the coding sequence ATGGCACAGGTACCATATACGGAAACGGTAATGGACCACTTTATGCACCCCAGAAATGTGGGAGAGATAGAAGACGCCGACGCTGTGGCAGAGGTAGGCAGCGCCGCCTGCGGGGATACGACAAAACTCTTTCTTAAGATAAAGGATGACAGGATAGTGGATGCAAAGTTCCAGACTTTCGGATGCAGCGCTGCCATTGCCTCAAGCAGCATGACCACAGAGATGATAAAAGGTAAAACGCTTGACGAGGCCTTAAAGATAACCAATAAGGAGGTCATGGACGCGCTGGGCGGTCTTCCGGAGATAAAACACCACTGTTCGGTCATGGCGGAAGACTCTGTCAAGGCAGCCATAGAGGACTACCGCAGGAAAAAAGGTCAGGGATAA